From a single Saimiri boliviensis isolate mSaiBol1 chromosome 15, mSaiBol1.pri, whole genome shotgun sequence genomic region:
- the LOC141581430 gene encoding uncharacterized protein LOC141581430, with product MTFSPVLIRTMVRSPWFTKWWARDLSGWDADLGWQKVIVVKEVLVQEGIRGKIKHKPKPWPGGKEACGAEKRRCRLALLFLLAHIIKRRSLSWSVGSVRPEVLIFLLLGQPSVSEKEPESLNAGSRCVDWFVGACLHVRERQLRTVTLACFEGAWVLTARRRGERLERLEARRLRELPAGTALAPTGCRQGQGACPLLYPGSAIGGCAPSAALWFQGHRELLRTLGANICLTGDVSSPCNPLVLKADALFVWLERAINP from the coding sequence ATGACATTTTCCCCTGTCCTAATCAGGACCATGGTGAGGTCCCCGTGGTTCACCAAGTGGTGGGCCAGGGATCTCTCTGGCTGGGACGCTGATTTAGGTTGGCAAAAAGTCATTGTTGTGAAAGAAGTATTGGTCCAGGAAGGCATTCGTGGTAAGATTAAGCATAAACCTAAGCCTTGGCCTGGGGGGAAGGAAGCCTGCGGGGCTGAGAAGAGGAGATGCAGATTAGCTCTGCTTTTTCTGCTTGCGCACATAATTAAGAGGCGGTCCCTCAGCTGGAGCGTGGGCTCTGTCCGGCCTGAGGTGCTTATTTTCCTGCTACTTGGCCAACCGAGTGTGAGTGAAAAGGAACCCGAGAGCTTAAACGCGGGATCTAGATGTGTCGACTGGTTTGTGGGCGCTTGTCTCCATGTTAGGGAGAGGCAACTGAGAACGGTGACTTTGGCTTGTTTTGAGGGAGCCTGGGTTTTGACAGCAAGACGGCGAGGGGAGCGTTTGGAGAGGCTGGAAGCTCGACGTCTTAGGGAGCTGCCTGCGGGCACTGCGTTGGCGCCAACGGGTTGTCGGCAAGGGCAGGGCGCTTGCCCTCTGCTGTACCCAGGCTCTGCAATTGGGGGCTGCGCGCCTTCTGCGGCTCTTTGGTTTCAAGGACACAGAGAGCTgctcaggactttgggagccaACATCTGTCTGACTGGTGACGTCAGCAGCCCGTGTAATCCTCTTGTGCTGAAGGCAGATGCCTTATTTGTTTGGCTGGAGCGAGCCATTAATCCCTAA